Genomic segment of Peribacillus frigoritolerans:
AAAGTATGCATGATCACTTTGGATAATTGGCTCGGTTTATACGGTTTAACTAAATAATCCTTTGCTCCCAAGGAAATTCCCTTCTCCCTTTCGTCAAGAGCGGTCGATACAAAAACGGGAATCTCATTCAAGTCAGCGGAACCTTTTAATTCCCTCAAGATCGTCCAGCCGTCCATCTCACCCTCTTCAAGAAGGATATCCAGTACAATGGCATCAGGAGGTGAGCTTTTTAGCTTTTGAAATGCCTTTCTACCACTTTTGAAATAGCTGACGTGGAAGCCACTGTCCATCAATTCATATTTTAACAGTTCCGCTAAGTTAATATCATCTTCAATGACCATAATTTCATGGCTCAGTTTTCTTGACTGTCCATCATTGTTCAGTCCAACTTCTTTCAGAGTTACTCTGGGTAAGGATATGGTGAATGTACTTCCATGTCCATAATTCGAAACCACCGTAACATTTCCGCCGTGTGACTTTATGATTTCATCAACGATGGCTAATCCAAGGCCGGTTCCTCCAATCCGCCTGCGATCTGAATTATCTACCCTATAAAATTTCTGGAATAAATGCGGCAGTGATTCTTTTGGGATGCCTAACCCCTCATCCTGGATATCGATGGAAAGCATATCGTCCCTGCTATATACAAGGACAGAGATCCTTCCCCCATCCGGAGAATATTTGATTGCATTGCTTAATAGGTTGGAAAAGGCTTGTTCAATTTTTAAGCGATCTCCTAGAATCATTAAATCCGTGGTTTCAATATTGAGCCGAATATCATGCTGTGCTGTATTAATTTCTAAATGTTCAATTACCTTTTGAATTAATGGAATGATTTCCACATATTTTTTATCATATATCTGTTTACCGGACTCCATTTTTTGAACATCCAAGAAATCATTGATAAGTGCGGTAAGCCTTTTTGCTTCATTATAGATTGTCTGTAAATATTTTGTCTGCCTTTCGGGTTTCAATGTTTTGTTCAGCATCAGTTCGGTAAAACCAAGGACGCTTGCAAGCGGTGTCCTTAATTCATGACTTACTGTACTGACAAATTCGGACTTCATTTGATCCACTTCATATTCTTTTGTAATATCACGATAAACCAAAATTGTACCATAACCTTCTTCGCGATAATGCAGTGTCTCAAGATATACTTTTATTACCTGATTACTCTCTTCCTTTTTGAATGTAAAACTTCGTTCTTCATAATTTACCCCCTCCAGATTATCAATAGCTTCATCCATTGCATGTAAAAACCTCTCCCCCTCCATTTGACCAGCCATTTCAGCACTCCACGTTTCCCATGGCAGGTCAATTATTTGCTCAGGAAAAGAACCTGTTTTAAAAATATCGCAAAATGGCTGATTGACCTGAATGACCTTTCTTTCCTGATCAATCAATTGGATACCTTCCTGAATCGTGTTCAGGATGTCCTGATTCAGCCTCCTATTCTCTTCCGTCTGTTCGTAAAGCTTGATCTTGTCAAGCGACGTTGAAATTTGCTTAGCCAACGTTTCGCATTCTTCCACTTCCTGATCGGTAAACGGGGTCCCATACCTGCTGAAAACCATGATGGCATCCACTTCTTTAAACGTGGATAAAACCGGAAGATATAAATCATAACTGTAATTCTTATTTTCGTGATACCCTTTCTCAGCCACATCTTGTTCTCTCTTTATTGTGAAGGGTTTCTTCTCTTCAAGAAGACGATGATTCAAACCGCTGTGGATATTATTCCGGAATTGCCGTACGCCATTTTCAGATATTCCGAATGACGAGAAGGCATCTTCATGAACTAAAGCAATCATTCCCCGATCGGCAGAAATCAATCTGCTCATATTAAGGACAATGCTTTTTAACACTTCCTTTTTATCTAAAGTAGATGATATACCATTGATCAGTTCATTCCTCCTCGTGAGCTTCTGCTCATTATCAGTGATGATTCCAAGTGTTGCTTGAAGTTCATTTTGCTGGGCTTGAAGTTCATCCTGCTGTGCAAGGAGTTCTTCATTATGCGCCATCAGTTCCTGCTCTTTTTCCTGAACGCTTGTAAACATTTTTTTGAATGCAATTGACAAAACCCCAAGCTCATCCCTACGGTTTTCCTTGACGGAAATAACAGCCTCCCGTCCAGCTGCAATTTCATTCGCCGCTATTGAAAAATCCGAAAGAGGTCTTCCTATGTTCCTGATGATCGATCTGACAATGAATAAGAAGATGAATAAAAAAATAAGGACGAATCCGACAAAGGCTCCTTGAATAATGGACTGCTCTTTCGTGAGATCATTCACATTTTTATCGAGCCTTTCCGTTAAAGTGCCAGAGTAAGATTTAATAGTACTTCGAAGATTCGTAATTTGTGCCGTAATTTCAGTACTATCCATTTTTTCAACCTCTAACTCCCCCCTTTTTTCGGAATCAAAGAAGGATGGTAGAACTCCACTAAAATAATATTCAGTAAATGTCTCAAGCTCATTGGAGATATTCTTATCCTCCTTTGTATTAGCAATCTCCTTAAACGCTTCAATATTCTCCGAAATTGAGGTTTCCTCATTTAATGCCTTATCCTTCAATGCATCATTATCGAATGCTATATATCCCTTAATATCTAAAAAGACCGTATTATATTGATCGAATATTTCATCCATCAACAATTGTTTATCCACAATGCTTTGCCTCTGTTGGATATATTCTGCATTCAAAGACTGCAAAATATAAAACAAAATCCCTGTTCCGACAATAAATAAAATGATGCAACCCGTCATTAAAGAGACTACCTGCCTAGATAGGCTTTTAGTAAAGTAAGGATTCAGTTTCATGCAAAATGACCTCTATTTTTTCTATTAATTTTAACGGACTAAATGGTTTGGCCATGAAATAATCCGCACCAGCTTCCAATATCCTTTCTTGTTCAAATTGTTGGCTTTTTGCAGATAACATCAAGATTTTCCCTTGGTTTTTGATTTCAGAGGACTGGATTTTTTCAATGATTTCCAATCCGGTATATCCAGGCATCATATAATCTAGAATGATAAGATCATACGTATTGCTTTCGAGAAGCTGTACGGCCTCCATTCCATCCGCTGCTTCGTCAACCTCATAATCTTCATCCTCTAATGTGTCAACCACGAGCATTCGTAACACTTCCTCATCCTCCGCTAATAAAATACGCTTCATCATTCATCCTCCTAATTAACCTTCACTCGAATGGTGCCTTACCTCCTGAAGTATTTAGACACCATTTTGCAAATAGAAATCCATCAATGCATAACTGAAAATCCGTTTGCAATTTAAATTAACTTCGTCAATAGACGCTCTATTCTAGCCTCAAGTTCCCTAATGCTAAATGGTTTCGTTACATAATCATCCGCACCAAGTTTCAATGCATTTGCAATATCATCCATACTTTTTCTTCCAGTTAGCATTAAAACGGTGAAAAACTCCGCATTACTGCTTTGTTTCACTTTCTGAAGCACTTCTATTCCATCCATGATAGGCATCACTCCATCCAGGATTAAAAAATGCACTACATCTTCTTTGGCTCGATTGGATTTCAAAAAAGATGGACCATCTTCATACACCGCGATATTCAAATCAAAATGTGGAATCTGAAGCGAATGCAAGGCTTTAGTTAAGATGGTGCGGATAATGATATCATCATCGATAACGGACACATTGAGCGATTTCTTGTTATTTCCCACTTCTTGCATGCTTTCAACTCTTCCACGGCCTGAGCGTTTCGCCTCATATAAAGAAGTGTCAGCTTCCTCCAAAGCCTCCTTGGGCGTAACATTTTCATGTTCAACCGTAAAAACACCCGCAGAAAATGTAACCGAAAATGTGTAACCATTCTGGATGAATTTCTTTGCAGAAAAGTCCTTGATTAATTCTGTTAACTTGTGTTTAGCTTCATCATTCGAAGTATCCGGGAAAATAATGACGAATTCTTCCCCACCATACCGGCAGATTAAATCCGAACTCCTGATATTGCTTTTGATGAATTGTGCAAACTCAACCAGTACA
This window contains:
- a CDS encoding ATP-binding protein, which produces MTGCIILFIVGTGILFYILQSLNAEYIQQRQSIVDKQLLMDEIFDQYNTVFLDIKGYIAFDNDALKDKALNEETSISENIEAFKEIANTKEDKNISNELETFTEYYFSGVLPSFFDSEKRGELEVEKMDSTEITAQITNLRSTIKSYSGTLTERLDKNVNDLTKEQSIIQGAFVGFVLIFLFIFLFIVRSIIRNIGRPLSDFSIAANEIAAGREAVISVKENRRDELGVLSIAFKKMFTSVQEKEQELMAHNEELLAQQDELQAQQNELQATLGIITDNEQKLTRRNELINGISSTLDKKEVLKSIVLNMSRLISADRGMIALVHEDAFSSFGISENGVRQFRNNIHSGLNHRLLEEKKPFTIKREQDVAEKGYHENKNYSYDLYLPVLSTFKEVDAIMVFSRYGTPFTDQEVEECETLAKQISTSLDKIKLYEQTEENRRLNQDILNTIQEGIQLIDQERKVIQVNQPFCDIFKTGSFPEQIIDLPWETWSAEMAGQMEGERFLHAMDEAIDNLEGVNYEERSFTFKKEESNQVIKVYLETLHYREEGYGTILVYRDITKEYEVDQMKSEFVSTVSHELRTPLASVLGFTELMLNKTLKPERQTKYLQTIYNEAKRLTALINDFLDVQKMESGKQIYDKKYVEIIPLIQKVIEHLEINTAQHDIRLNIETTDLMILGDRLKIEQAFSNLLSNAIKYSPDGGRISVLVYSRDDMLSIDIQDEGLGIPKESLPHLFQKFYRVDNSDRRRIGGTGLGLAIVDEIIKSHGGNVTVVSNYGHGSTFTISLPRVTLKEVGLNNDGQSRKLSHEIMVIEDDINLAELLKYELMDSGFHVSYFKSGRKAFQKLKSSPPDAIVLDILLEEGEMDGWTILRELKGSADLNEIPVFVSTALDEREKGISLGAKDYLVKPYKPSQLSKVIMHTLLSNGKQGHILVPQAFHEENKG
- a CDS encoding response regulator transcription factor — encoded protein: MKRILLAEDEEVLRMLVVDTLEDEDYEVDEAADGMEAVQLLESNTYDLIILDYMMPGYTGLEIIEKIQSSEIKNQGKILMLSAKSQQFEQERILEAGADYFMAKPFSPLKLIEKIEVILHETESLLY